A single Rattus norvegicus strain BN/NHsdMcwi chromosome 5, GRCr8, whole genome shotgun sequence DNA region contains:
- the LOC134479076 gene encoding uncharacterized protein LOC134479076 → MEAERSEAQVEEPGPVNLEMPIVSPSKRKQPLEQKREEKQSSEGGENSGPRSKSSANGKENTCPSLEPKVPRQGRSGQSWAVSSCRPDKRSNELDEKRRARPFSSREIGREKHGSSHRRDSSHTKLHVKDRRPQLRSPVRTLKRRPSGDSYGAPYNSAKRRRHPSPEALSFPTFSLLMSRVFTNMGALQVALDDLQTPGGAFLPGPSSSREPTVSQSAWLTWQLSHAGAALHWALHTVNSIWSAQASLPRYTWPYNPGQLSGAQSRPLPFTSLNPSWVASGTLG, encoded by the exons atggaggcagaaaggagtgAAGCACAAGTGGAGGAGCCTGGACCTGTGAATTTAGAGATGCCCATCGTATCTCCTTCCAAGAGAAAGCAGCCCctagagcagaagagagaagagaaacagtcCTCTGAAGGTGGGGAGAACAGTGGCCCGCGTTCCAAGTCCTCTGCCAATGGCAAAG AGAACACCTGTCCAAGTTTGGAGCCTAAAGTCCCCAGGCAAGGGCGATCTGGGCAAAGCTGGGCTGTCTCCTCCTGCAGACCTGACAAGAGAAGTAACGAGCTGGATGAGAAGAGGAGGGCCAGACCATTTTCCTCCAGAGAGATAGGAAGGGAAaagcatggctccagccacaggaGAG ATTCCTCGCACACAAAACTGCATGTAAAGGACCGAAGGCCCCAGCTAAGATCTCCTGTGAGGACTCTGAAGCGCAGgccctctggagacagctatgGTGCCCCATACAACTCAGCCAAGAGGCGCAGACACCCTTCTCCGGAAGCCCTCTCATTCCCGACGTTCTCCCTGCTGATGTCCAGAGTCTTCACCAACATGGGTGCCTTGCAGGTGGCCCTGGACGACCTCCAAACCCCTGGAGGTGCCTTCCTGCCTGGGCCTTCCAGCAGCAGGGAGCCCACTGTCTCACAGAGCGCCTGGCTCACTTGGCAATTGTCTCACGCGGGAGCAGCCCTGCACTGGGCTCTTCACACAGTCAATTCCATTTGGTCTGCACAGGCCAGCCTGCCTAGATACACCTGGCCCTacaacccaggacagctaagTGGTGCACAGAGCAGGCCACTGCCCTTCACATCTCTCAACCCTTCGTGGGTTGCAAGCGGCACCCTGGGCTGA